The following coding sequences are from one bacterium window:
- a CDS encoding TolC family protein: protein MSIKKLIKIFIFVVAVNFLATACCFAQEIMLDKPQNTTQNIGKQEQPNNADAENINPEEQDQSANPATNPSAKQNSTTIEQEFPALNELLKKNEPPKEVPKEKRAERPKNANPNKPDICGSIIFDLTQKEQPISLKDTLEIAMEKNFNIKIFAQKAESDKWIYYGTIANFLPDIDGAQTIQKNTGEFIVNTVIPDQVKETAYRLNFDYSYFISIRKYFDLQIARTQYKAQKKQLEFTKDQVLKNSATKYYELLESKRGIEILKTNIKQITEQLRINKEKNEAGIGTKFDVLRAQADLARANQSLTLAENQYRLNQAQLANIIGISVFTRLVPDDNDIKIKEIFKDCFDLDRAKELAMTNRADLQSAKFDIEAARQKRNLGYANYLPDIALYGQVSRQGTFQSSIGPNRFVGVAVGWNLAMRRPLEVDYPAGMGLGLFGYTDIKSRSAQLEESKLTYINKSRDIDENIVKTFFNTVTARSLIDSTWSEVQASAESRNIAVVRLRAGIGTFIDVLQAQTTYTSAKINHLNAVVSYNISQVELLFEMGVISVNNILNGFNSSNCETSK from the coding sequence ATGAGCATAAAGAAATTAATAAAAATCTTTATTTTTGTTGTGGCGGTTAATTTTTTAGCAACTGCTTGTTGTTTTGCTCAAGAAATCATGCTTGATAAACCTCAAAATACAACCCAAAATATTGGCAAACAGGAACAGCCAAATAATGCTGATGCTGAAAATATTAATCCTGAAGAGCAGGATCAGTCAGCTAATCCTGCAACAAATCCGTCAGCCAAACAAAATTCGACAACTATTGAACAAGAATTTCCAGCCTTAAACGAACTTCTTAAAAAAAATGAGCCGCCTAAAGAAGTACCGAAAGAAAAACGCGCTGAAAGACCTAAAAATGCAAATCCAAATAAGCCTGATATTTGTGGAAGTATTATTTTTGATTTAACTCAAAAAGAGCAGCCTATAAGTCTTAAAGATACGCTGGAAATTGCTATGGAAAAAAACTTTAATATTAAAATTTTTGCACAGAAAGCAGAAAGTGATAAATGGATTTATTACGGGACAATTGCAAATTTCCTGCCTGACATTGACGGTGCTCAAACTATACAAAAAAATACCGGTGAATTTATTGTTAACACAGTGATTCCCGATCAGGTAAAAGAAACAGCATACAGATTAAATTTTGATTACAGTTATTTTATAAGTATAAGAAAATATTTTGATTTACAAATTGCAAGAACTCAATATAAGGCTCAAAAAAAACAATTGGAATTTACAAAAGATCAAGTCTTGAAAAATTCAGCAACAAAATATTATGAACTTTTAGAAAGTAAAAGAGGAATTGAAATTCTAAAAACCAATATTAAACAAATTACCGAACAATTAAGAATTAACAAAGAAAAAAATGAAGCAGGTATAGGAACAAAGTTTGATGTTTTGAGAGCGCAGGCAGATTTAGCAAGAGCAAACCAGAGTTTAACACTTGCAGAGAATCAATACAGATTAAATCAGGCGCAGCTGGCAAATATTATCGGTATTTCGGTTTTTACCCGTCTGGTTCCCGATGATAATGACATAAAAATAAAAGAAATTTTTAAAGACTGTTTTGATCTTGATAGAGCAAAAGAACTGGCAATGACTAACAGGGCTGATCTTCAATCTGCTAAATTTGATATAGAAGCTGCCAGACAAAAAAGAAATTTGGGTTATGCAAATTATTTGCCTGATATAGCCTTATATGGACAAGTTTCGAGGCAGGGGACTTTTCAAAGCAGTATCGGCCCTAACAGATTTGTTGGAGTGGCTGTAGGTTGGAACTTAGCAATGAGAAGACCTTTGGAGGTTGACTATCCGGCAGGTATGGGACTGGGATTATTTGGCTATACAGATATAAAATCAAGGTCTGCTCAACTGGAAGAATCAAAATTAACTTATATTAATAAATCAAGAGACATAGATGAAAATATTGTAAAAACTTTTTTTAATACAGTTACGGCAAGAAGTCTTATAGATTCAACGTGGTCAGAAGTTCAGGCATCGGCGGAAAGCAGAAATATTGCAGTAGTAAGGCTAAGGGCAGGGATAGGGACATTTATTGATGTTCTTCAAGCTCAAACTACTTATACATCTGCCAAAATTAACCATTTGAATGCAGTTGTTTCGTATAATATTTCGCAAGTAGAATTATTGTTTGAAATGGGCGTAATTTCGGTAAATAATATAT
- a CDS encoding MarR family transcriptional regulator: MDTQKFVTEDCMSYVMGKTVQSIKNLIFREFKSRNFNITPEQWAVMSYLHKEDGLYQKQIADFLFKDKPTVTRILDILEKRNLIIRISDEKDRRKFKIYLTQDGKDTVVQLLPVAKEVQHKIKEKITAEEIEILKTILNKIYLNSTGNF, from the coding sequence ATGGATACTCAAAAATTTGTAACAGAAGATTGTATGAGTTATGTTATGGGAAAAACCGTACAAAGTATTAAAAACCTCATTTTTAGAGAATTTAAATCCAGAAATTTCAACATAACTCCAGAACAATGGGCAGTTATGTCCTATCTTCACAAAGAAGACGGGCTTTATCAAAAACAAATCGCTGATTTTTTATTCAAAGATAAGCCGACCGTTACAAGAATTCTTGATATTTTGGAGAAAAGAAATCTTATTATTAGAATATCTGATGAAAAAGATCGCAGAAAATTCAAAATTTATCTTACGCAGGACGGTAAAGATACAGTAGTCCAACTTCTGCCTGTAGCAAAAGAAGTCCAGCATAAAATTAAAGAAAAGATTACAGCAGAAGAAATTGAAATTTTAAAAACTATTCTTAATAAAATTTATTTGAACTCAACAGGTAATTTTTAG
- a CDS encoding response regulator translates to MKTGKTILIVEDNPINLKLLRDILNFQKFDVLEAINGKLALEAVQENYNKIDLILMDLQLPDISGLEVIKSIKTSPESQNIPIIVVSAHAMESDIKKCNEAGCMDYITKPINVQEFINKIKLFFGII, encoded by the coding sequence ATGAAAACCGGAAAAACAATACTCATAGTTGAGGATAACCCGATAAACTTAAAATTGTTGAGAGATATTTTAAATTTTCAAAAATTTGACGTATTAGAAGCCATAAACGGAAAACTTGCCCTTGAAGCAGTTCAGGAGAATTATAACAAAATTGATTTAATCCTGATGGATTTGCAGCTCCCTGATATTAGCGGACTTGAAGTTATTAAAAGCATAAAGACTTCTCCAGAAAGTCAAAATATCCCGATTATAGTAGTATCAGCGCATGCAATGGAATCTGACATAAAAAAATGCAATGAAGCAGGTTGCATGGACTATATAACCAAACCTATAAATGTTCAGGAATTTATCAACAAAATTAAACTATTTTTTGGAATTATATAA